gtgcaaCAGGCCCTTAccacccagcaactcacctacttaaccctagcctaatcacaggacaatttacagtcacCAATGTCTTGGGGGTGTGGGAAgtaactggagcaccaggaggaagcccacatggACATGGGAGGAtcgtatgaactccttacagatagcagcaggaattgaaccctgatcgctggctctgtaaagcgttgtgctactgAGGCACTCTGTACCTCATCCCGGTGCTTTCTATCCCTTAACGCACTGGCCTCCATCTGTGCCACACCTCTTGATTTAtgataggttaaggatgaaaagtgaaatgtgTATGGGAAACAGGAAGGGGAACATCTTCCCTGAGGCTGGTaagagtgaggaatgagcttctagtggaagtgatggatgcaggttcTATATCAAGTTTTAAGACTCGTACGTGGATTGGAAGGGTATTACAATGGAATGGTCCAAAGGCAGGTTGATCgggctaggcagaataatagtgtGGCACTGACTAGATagactaaagggcctgtttctgtgctgcagttctCTTACTCTAATATGTTGGTCACCATATCTACTTACTGTGTGCCTGTTTACTTGAATGAGCTAAGGGGTTACAGATTTGAACTTTGTCCCACATGACTTTACACATGAGAATGTAACATTAAAGATGACAGCAACAAACGTGTTTTTATCTTACTTTGGAAAGAGAGGAAAAGTTGAAAAGAGAGCAAATTTTGCATTTTGATTTGGGGCTAGATCTGGTGCAATTTGGGATCATTTGAAGTTCAATTACTGCTGTCGGAAATAATGTTTTTTCTCAGTATTTGCAAATGTTCAGCAACCTCTCATGTTAGGTATACATGTAATACCTTTGCCATTCAAAACTAACACTCCTGAGAACGTAGCCAAGAGAAGTTTGATGTTTATGCAAAATGGGGTTTAAGATGCTGTCTATACTCTAGGCATAAGACTTTAGAGGATCACGGAGACCCAGACCTTGGTAGCTCCTATTAAAGAACTGAAGTAAATCAAATCAGATTTGCCAGCTTCAATACATCACCCCACTGCTTCCTATCCCTTAACCAGCTCTTCAGGGGAACAGTGGCCTTCCTTTGTGCCACACCTCTGAATACATGTATACTTAATTAAAGATATTTGATTCAGTTTATGGTTTGTGCCCAAATCCATCCTTATCTGTACGTTACCTGCCATCTCAATAATGgtgtaaagaaataataatatttaaTCTCACACAAAAAATATCAGTCATTGTGGGATGAAGAAAACCTTGATTTTGTAATTCTTCTTATTAAATAATTTCTTTTTCAGGGAAAATATGTCGTCCAAATTTGTTCATTCTCTTTTTCTCTTGCATGCAGCATGAAACAAAACCTGTGCAAATGATGAAGCTAAAAAGCAGGTTTGCCTTCACTTATATTGCAGAAGTTTCAACCAAGATACTTGAGCTCCCCTATGATTATGGTGAGCTTAGTATGGTCATCCTATTGCCAGATGTAAATGATGACTTCACTGGGATGGAAAAGGTAAGTCTGCAGCTTTAGTATAACTAATTAATTTGAAATGTCTTTCAGGGGAGAACAAGAAGTTGGGTTCTATCTTCAGTCCgaacaaaagtaaaaaaaaatgcttcttgatttcctcatttgtaaTGTAAAATGTCAATCCCTGCTGAAAATAGAGAAACCATTCAAGAGGACCATCACAGTATGGCCTAAGGATGCAGTCTCTGTGCTTCAGgactgtggaaactgtgtggtggtttctttcgaacttatagtcttttaacatctttggactatttttactgtgcccatggtctgttttttttaaatcaattatgctattgttgacactgttgtaactatatgttgtaacgatgtggttttgtgcaggtcttgtagctttagtttttggtcttgtttgtctggtgggattggagatCCTTTCccgggaatgcgctaagatggtagcacgatattaatacgcagcagcctctccggactctggattggggattgccaaacgttatgtggattttctggtgtagtctgttttgtcctgtgtttttgtgatatcattctggaggaacgttgtctcattttttaactgcattgcatttgtggtttctaaatgacaataaactgaatctgaatcaagGTGGCTGCGGCAAATGGAGAAGACACAAACCTTGAGGGATATCCCTTTTCTGTCACCAGCTTCATGAGTATATGTATAGACAACATCGATACCTCAAGAACAGACATCTCGTGGCCCAACCTGGCTGACTGCTGAGGTGTGATTTGTAATAAACACCCGTGATGCTGCTTTCAAGTCTCAAAGCAGCCAAGAGAAACCTCAGCTTAGGCAACAGGAGGACAAAGATGACCTTTGATCAAGAACTTCAAGAACACCTGCCCGATAACAATTCCTGGAGTATTTGGCCGGGCATCGGGTGACTACGCAAGAGACTGACTAAAGTGTGGACTGTACCAGTGGCACGTCCTTCTCTGATGCCGTAAATACTTCTACACATGCTTCGCGACGTGAAACGTAACGCCGACCACAAAAGCTACTCCCCTCCTAGGTGAGCAGCCACTGTCTGTGACAGCAGCAGACatgagaaggactctgcagagagtcaacTCTCATAAGGCAGCCGGGCCAGATAGAGTACCCAGGGAGCGTGCGTGTCAGCTCACTGAcgtcttcaacacttcactcatacAGGCTGCTGTCCCCACTTCAAACCAgccaccattatccctgtaccaaagacctctacaccttcagaactaaacaaCTACTGCCCACCTGCACTGGCGCCAATCAGCGTGAAGTGCCTTGAACGGCTGGTAACGGCACATCTCAAAAACTCCATTTTTGTCAGATTGGACACTCACCAGTGCCAGAACCATTCTACAACAAATGCCATaacatctgtcatgcacctgaCACTGACACACCTAAAAACCAAGGAGACTTGTgacagaatgctgtttctggatttcagttcagcattcaacactattgccccacagaccttggtgaacaaactcctgctcctcagtctaaatactccactctgtgtctgggtgttggacttccaaTTCAACAGACCTCAGATGGTCAGGAAGCACAgcagctcctccctccccatcattttAACATGGGTGCCCCTCCCATTGCAGTGTACTAAGCATATTGCTGTAAACACTGCTCTCTCAAAACTACATGGCCAAACACCCCATAAATCACATtgtcaaatttgccaatgatgcaAAAGTCTCATCACCAACAGCAATGCGACAAGCTACAAGGGCTTGTGCTAGGAAAATAATATCTTTCTCATTGTCAATAagtcaaaggagatggttatctaCGTCTGGAGAACTCGCAttactcacacccctctttacagcAGTGGCATAGCAATGGAAACTGCGAGGAATTTCAAACTCCCAGAAGTGCACACCTCCCATAGTCCCAGAGTacattctacacaatcaggaacGGTCACCAACTCCTCTTGCTGCTGAGAAGGGTGAAGAGCACTGGCCTATGCACCATACACACGCCATTCTACAGATGCGCGGTAGCGACCACCCATGGCGTGGGAAATGCACTGCAGTGCACAGGAAGGCTCTGCAGCAGGTAGTCAAAACTCTCCAATGCATCAGCAGCACCAGCCTACtgaccatcaaggacatacatacAGAAAGGTTCCGGAAAAGGACCAATacgtcatgaaggatcccacccacctttcgcatagactgtttattccactcacATCAGAGAGGAGGTTACATAGCAGCAATGCCAGGAAATccaaactcaaaaacagttactttccccacaGTTTGTCTTATCAAAAACCTCTACTCATTAACCCTCCTGTCCATAACCCCAATCACCTTTACTTTATCATATATTGTCACtcaccttatatacagacacTCTGGTGCGTTTGCTCACCTCTAACTACTGGTGAGACCTGAAGCCAGGAGATAGAACAAAACCAGGGttcaaaataaatatttattaattAAAAATGAGCAACTACAAAAATCTAAAGACTCAGCAGTACATGCCAAAGCATGTATTCAAATAGTTTATCCAAAAACATTCGAGACATTGATAGGAATAATGATATCAGTGGAAGTCAGCCTGTGATTGGTTGTCAGCTGACCAATAGGTGTTGACTGTATTGGCTTGCCATTACACCTTCCCCTTGAAGATTTGAGCCTAGAATTGATTTGGATTGGAACTACTGGCCATCAGTCCCTCTCACTGTTTGCAGGCTGTCACTTTCTTATTGTGAAGCTGCTTGTGGTTGTGCTGGCGCTGCTGGTTGGTTCGGTCAGAGTAAATCAAACTCTTCCAGGAGGAGATGAAGGTCCAGCTCTGCCCACCGATCATGCGCCTTTGGGAGCATGTGGCCAGCGATGTTTGCCTGTGATACCATTGTACCATTCATTTGACAATCTGACCTGGTATGCAGGAGTCTTGCCCATTGTGATACTGTCTGGCCCACACTACAGCTTCTGGCTTTAATGACTTCACCCTTGACTATCTGCTATCATGGACGTTAGACTCTGTGACACTGTCGTTGACTTCATCAATAATAACTCTGGTTATTTCAGATAGGTGTCAACCGGGGACAAAGTAGGTATACCCACTGATTGGACCAGTGAAATCAAAATGTACAGTACTTGACTCCAAGTCCAGTAGCCAGAGGCCATGGTTGTGAATCAGCTCTATTTGTCTATGCCCATTCAGCTTCTTGTCGAGGCTTTCATTTGGTCAATGTCCAGGTGAGCACAGTGGAATAGTTTCTTTTAGTTGAGGCGTTCATGGAATCACTATTCTGTCTCCAACATAAAGCAGGAGTCCACAGTTGAGAGCAATGTATGATATCGGTAGAAAGATAAACATTTCCCTTAACTTTAACTGGCCATCCGTCAATGAAATATCTGGAGATATGCTGAAGAAGAGGATCTGCAGCCATTTCCACTACGACTGTGACAAGGTTGTATCTAATTGCTGAAGACCTTCTTTAGCATCTGATATAGCCCAGTGGACTTTGCAATCAATTGAAATTTCATCCACAACTGCCACTTCCTTTTCAGTAACCTGTTGGATCATAGTTCTGGGGAGGGCTTCTGCCTGTCCAAGTTCCTGGATTGACATGTACTTGATTTTAAAATTGTCCTCTAATTGTTGCCCACCTTGGTAAACGGTCAGCAGTATACACTTAGACCCAAACATGGACAACAGTAGCTTGTGATCAGGAAGGAGAGTAAAAGGTCTGCCATAACGCATCTTCAGGAATTACTTCACAGCAAAAATGCTTCCCAAGTGTTCCTCCTAGATTCTGTCCATAGTTCCCTTTTGCTACGATCAGTGATCTTGTGATTGATGGCACCAGGTTGAAATGCAGCAAGAGCAGGTCGAATGACAACCTATTCCTGTTCTGACCAGAATTCACCTGGCATTACTTGGATATTTCCACATGGCACCTTCGTTGAGCTCCCTCAGCCGGTGCATTGCCGGGAGAAGTGCTGAATAATGACTGATCATCCCAAAACATAATTGTGAAGTGCTGAAATCTGTTTGATCCTTGTCCATCACAATGATGTCACCAAGTCAAGCAGCAATGCCATCAGTACCACTCTGCATGGTGTCCATAAGCTGCTGGAAAAcggaaggaactgcttttcctcTGAAAGGCAGATGGAGGAAGGAAAACAACCCCTTATCTTCTGTAATGTCGTCACCTCCTCGACATACAGTTAATCtatgtattttatgtatttatatttattgttcctTTTCTTGTGTATTTTGTTgttctgcattggatccagagtaacagttATATAGTTCTCCTTTAAACTGGTGTACTGTAAATAACAAAAACAATCTTGAATATGAGACTTTGTCGAGCTGACCTATAGGAATGGCCTCTGATAAAGCTGAAATATACTGTTTGAAATGTTTTTGTTAATTCTTGACATTGATATAACGTGGTGGGTAGATTTGTTTGTGTGCATATTAGAAACAGGAATAGGCCACAGATAGCTTTGTCCTTTAATAACATTGTGGGTTTAAATGTGACAACAGGGCTGACCTTTTGGTACATTAGGATCATGGCAGCTCCCTGAGGAACATTCGTCCCTCTAACTCTCTTGTTGACCATAAAGTCTGCAAATATTTCTCTTGTGTAAACCCATCAGCTCCCCTTTGACTTTAGTCTAGGTTAACAATCGATAAGTTCATGgatgactggaaagaaagggaagtATGAAAACCATATGATCAGGTTTTGGTTGGAAATAATATAGTTGCAAATATAGTTGTTTAAATTTCTTGTATGTAAGTTATTATCTGGACAGATTAGGAGTAAAATTTTCTTGTTTGTTTTAAGCTTCAGAATCAGCTGACCTTTGACCATCTGATGACTTGGACCAACCCAGATAAAATGGACAAGATAGAGGTTGCTGTATTGCTGCCCAAATTCAAGCTGGAAGAGAAATATGATCTTGAGTCTGTCCTCCAACAAATGGGGATGGTGGATGCTTTTTGCACTCATCAAGCTAACTTCTCTGGGATGACTAGTGCAAATAATCTTTATTTGTCCAAAGTAGTCCAGAAATCCTTTGTGGAAGTTAATGAAGAGGGTACCGAAGCAGCTGCTTCAACAGAAGCAGTGATATCAGTGCGATGTAGAAGGCCGGAGTTTGTAGCTGACCATCCATTCCTGTTCTTCATCCGGCACAACAAAACACGCAACATTTTATTCTTTGGAAGGTTCTCCTCTCCTTAAACATGGTACCATTCAGCTGCAGCATTTTCAATCCTTATCAATTGCTTTTATTCCTAACATTTCCCTTGCCCAGCCCACCCCACGATGTcaatcatgagatgaagagtctatgGTTGGAGTGGAGAGTTCTCAGATGCAGAACATACAAAAGAAAGTTCTGTGTGAGTCTTCCTATTGCTCTCAGTTTTGTTAAATTAGATATCTCTTATCTGATTCAAACATTATTTGTGGCAGTGACAATATTTCCCGCTCCGCTCCCTCTAATTAACACAAGATATTTTCCAGTCATTTGTATCTGAAACTCACATCAGATTTTCACAGTTGCAGTATCTTCCTAATTCTCACTTAAATTCTCCAGTTCTCCATTTGTCCTGTTTGCTCCTTTAGCCTGCTTGCTGTTACAATCTGAATTTATGTAAGTGTTCTGGGTTAACATCCCAACCTTACATGAGATGCTTTATTTCTGGACAAATTTCACTAGGCTGCCACGTCATGTAATGAAATGCACTGAAGTGCAATGACATGGAATCAGTGAAGTTTCAGTGCAAAACTTATCCACTATTCAGTGAAAAATCTGAAAGTTAATATCCAAAGTAAGATGCAATCAAGATTGTGTCAGATGCTCTACGGCTAACGCTCTTCATGCTTATTATCGATCACTGAAATAAAAATTGACTTTTGTGAATGATTGTGAATGTCTGAGTGGAATTCTTGAGCTCTCTTTTGGGATACTTTACATTGTTTGAAACTAACACCAGTTGCATTTAATCATGGACATCAGTGTTAATTATTGCTTAAAGTTCAGTAAAATATAATCATAATTTCAGCTTGAAAACTCTTCATCACATTTGAAACAAATGCATATGAAGATTAAAGCTGCAGGGAGGCAGTGAGGGGGAATGTCTTAGATAGGGGAAAAGCAGGGTAACTATGGAGATAAATTGTAAATAAGGTTGCCTATGCAATTAGTGAATGGGAGTAATTAACATCACCAAATAATTTCAAAAATGACATTCAAATTGAATAATCAAAATCCAGAAGGCCACAATATGCCGAGGTGGGAGATGAGCTGCTGTTGATCAAGATTTTGTTGGGCCTtattaagaccataggacataggagcagaattaagccatccagcccattgagtttgatcTGCCACCCCTTCATGGccgatcccggatcccactcaaccccatacacccgcCCTATTGCCACATCCTTtgctgccctgactaatcagggaacaatcaacttctgcattaaatataacccccgcattcttctaaattccaatgagtgcaggcccaaacttgccaaatgctcctcatatcttaaccctTTGTTCCCggaatcaacctcatgaacctcttctggattctctccaatgacaacacatcctttctgagataaagggtccaaaactgtctcacttttttattatacattatttctggtttttacACAATTttattctattcaatatatatatactgtaaattGATTTgcgtatttatttttttctcttctttttttaaattatgtattgcattgaactgctgctgctaagttaacaaatttcatggcacatgccagtgataataaacctgattctgaaaacagtcaactatactccaagtgcggcaTGACCGCTGTCTTATAAAGGGTCAGCATTTTCTCCTTACtcttatattttattccccttgaaataaatggcaacattgcacttgctttctttaccacagtctTGGTTTGGCTTCTTCAATGTTGAGTAGATCTCATTGTGGCGGACCCCCAGACATGCCAAGGATGGGATGGAGATGTAAAGGGATTGTACATCCATGGGAATCATAATCCTGTTTTTCAGAGGAAAACGGGAAGTTGGATTCTATTTTCCATCCAAGCAGAAGAAAAAAATATGCCTCTTAATTTACTCATTTGTGACAAATAAATGAAATGTTTGTACACTGGTCTCTAGGAACAATCTCTGATAAAGCCAAAATATTGTTTGAAAACTTTTTGTTAATTATTAACATTGATATAATGCACCAGATGGGTTTGCATGTTGCATTCTAGAACCAGGAGTAGGCCACAGAATGCCTTATGATAGTTTTGCCACTTAATAGCACTGTGGCATTAATTGTAACTGCACAACTGGCCTTTTGGCACGTTAGAAACATGCCAGATCCCAGAGAGCCAATCTAATTAGTCCCTCTACCCACCTTGTTTCCCTTTATCTCTGCAAATTATTCTCTCAATTAGGCTATTTGCTTTCTAATCCTGTGCCCTGATCTTTGCTGGAGTTGTATCGAAGGATGTATTTGCAGGTAATTGTAAGTACTCCAGTATTCTTCAATATCCTCTGGATATTTCCACTGATGGCTTTCCCAAGTGTAGCCCGAAGGTGCTGTTGGCTGGCAATGTCAAACAGTCTTGCAAGTTTTAGTCTTCACCTGCTCTGCTTCTTATGAACGTTCCTCTTTTTCATCAGTCTGATGAACATGAAGTGGATCAGGTGATGATCTGTCCTGCTGAGCCCTATGCTAAACATGGCCCTTGTAACATTCACATTAGAGTGGTCCCTAGTTTGAAATACGATATCGTCAATGAGATCCCATTGTTTAGTTCAGGATGCCTTGAACTTGAAGAGAATGTTGTCATCAGAATTGTCTTGCTAATAATGACGTGGAGATAGAACAACTTATCTGCAAGGAAAGGAAAGCTATTTGCGCTGGACACAATTACATCAGCAGCAAGGCCAACAGTGGAATCTTAGTCCAGAGCCAAGGCA
Above is a window of Hypanus sabinus isolate sHypSab1 chromosome 20, sHypSab1.hap1, whole genome shotgun sequence DNA encoding:
- the LOC132378676 gene encoding leukocyte elastase inhibitor-like, which gives rise to MDHLTAANVKFLVDLFKHLDKDDRIVNIFVSPFSISSALAMVYLGASGNTATQMAKVLAFDEVKDVHSEFQKLQLELNNPQAKYVLKTANRAFGEKTYNFLATYLADTLKYYQAELAPVDFLTAAEKVRQEINTWAEKQTDGKITNLLAEGSVDNRTGLVLVNAIYFKGNWHTKFNKELTYDGEFKIKQHETKPVQMMKLKSRFAFTYIAEVSTKILELPYDYGELSMVILLPDVNDDFTGMEKLQNQLTFDHLMTWTNPDKMDKIEVAVLLPKFKLEEKYDLESVLQQMGMVDAFCTHQANFSGMTSANNLYLSKVVQKSFVEVNEEGTEAAASTEAVISVRCRRPEFVADHPFLFFIRHNKTRNILFFGRFSSP